In Phycisphaerae bacterium, the genomic stretch CAGCACGCAGCCGGGCCGCACGCGCCGCCCCTGGCTGTCGATGGCTTGGAACGCCTGCTCGATGGAGGATGGCGAATCGACCATCTGGTCTCCGGTTTCGATTGGTCCGTTCATCCGTGCGCTTGTCGTTTCCGCCTTACGCTTATTATACTCGGCCGATCCGTTGCGTGCATGGATTTATATTTCCGGTCGCGAGCGGGCGGCAGTAGAATGACCCGCCAGACCCTCGATGCAAGGAGACGGCTGATGGCTGAGACGCTGACGGTTGAACGAGCCGCCAAGAGCGACTTCGACGAGTTGATGGACATGTTGCTGGTCTGTTTTCAGAGCAAGACGCCGGACCACGCCCGTTTCGAGGAGTTGTACCCGGACCTCTATCGCCCGACCGATCGGGACATGTCGCACAACTATGTGGTTCGGCTTGGCGGCCGGATCGCCGGATGCGTGGGCGTTTTTCCGATTTCCGTTTCGATCTGCGATCAGCCGGTGGTTGTCAGGGGTATCGGCGGCGTCAGCGCGTTACCGGACCTTCGCGGGCGTGGACTGATGGCCACACTGATGGACCGGGCGACGGCCGACATGGTCGCGGACGGGATGGCGTTGAGTTGGCTGGGCGGCGACCGTCGGCGGTACATGACGTGGGGCTATGAGGTGACCGCGTGCGGTTTCCACTTCGGCTTGGGCAGCCGCGCTCCGGGCTACCAAAATCTCCAGGGCAAGGCTTCCAACGTTCGCACCGCCGATCTCGAAAGCGATGAGGACTGGGATCTGCTCTGGCGGCAGGCGGCCAGGAATCCCAAGCTGGCCGTCGCCGGTCGCGAGACGCTGCGACTCAAGTACCAGCGGCTGCACCAGACCGTCTACGTCGCCGGCGGGCCCGATGAGGGCGGGCATATCGTCATGAAAGAGACTCCCGGTTCGGCTCTTTTGACTGCGTGGGCCGGCGAGCCCGAAGCGGTGGGCGGCCTTGTCGTTCACTGGATGGAGAACCATGACCTGCGGGACGTGGCGGTCGATCTGCCTTGGTATCCGGATTGTTACTGCCCTGTATTCAAGCAACTCATGTGCGGCTACAGCATGTCCTATTCCGGGAGCCTGGCGGTGGTGGACC encodes the following:
- a CDS encoding GNAT family N-acetyltransferase, with the translated sequence MAETLTVERAAKSDFDELMDMLLVCFQSKTPDHARFEELYPDLYRPTDRDMSHNYVVRLGGRIAGCVGVFPISVSICDQPVVVRGIGGVSALPDLRGRGLMATLMDRATADMVADGMALSWLGGDRRRYMTWGYEVTACGFHFGLGSRAPGYQNLQGKASNVRTADLESDEDWDLLWRQAARNPKLAVAGRETLRLKYQRLHQTVYVAGGPDEGGHIVMKETPGSALLTAWAGEPEAVGGLVVHWMENHDLRDVAVDLPWYPDCYCPVFKQLMCGYSMSYSGSLAVVDLARLLETYKPHLDQRVAEFGLKGSVRLAAGSIGAIPRQEVALEADGR